A region from the Nostoc sp. HK-01 genome encodes:
- a CDS encoding protochlorophyllide oxidoreductase, which produces MAQDRKSTVVITGASSGVGLYAAKAFARRGWHVVMACRDLVKAEKAAQEVGIPKDSYTLMHIDLGSLDSVRQFVNNFRASGQSLDAVVGNAAIYMPLIKEPLRSPEGYELTMTTNHLGHFLLCKLLLEDLKKSPAADKRMVILGTVTHNPDELGGKIPPRPDLGELEGFVAGFKSPISMIDGKKFEPVKAYKDSKVCNVLTMRELHRRYHESTGITFTSLYPGCVAETPLFRNHYPLFQKLFPLFQKYITGGYVSQELAGERVAAVVIEPEYKQSGAYWSWGNRQKKEGKSFVQRVSPQARDDAKAERLWDLSEKLVGLA; this is translated from the coding sequence ATGGCACAGGATCGTAAGTCAACGGTTGTAATCACAGGTGCGTCCTCTGGGGTAGGTTTGTACGCTGCAAAAGCATTTGCTCGCAGAGGATGGCACGTTGTCATGGCCTGCCGAGATTTGGTGAAGGCTGAAAAAGCTGCCCAAGAAGTGGGGATACCCAAGGACAGCTATACTCTTATGCACATTGATCTGGGTTCATTGGATAGCGTCCGCCAGTTTGTCAACAACTTTAGAGCCAGTGGTCAATCCTTAGATGCTGTGGTGGGTAACGCGGCTATTTATATGCCATTAATCAAAGAACCGTTACGCAGTCCCGAAGGTTACGAGTTAACCATGACCACCAATCACCTTGGTCATTTTCTGCTGTGTAAACTCTTGCTTGAGGATTTGAAAAAATCTCCGGCTGCGGATAAGCGAATGGTAATTTTGGGAACTGTCACCCACAACCCCGACGAACTGGGTGGTAAAATTCCGCCGCGTCCAGATTTGGGTGAATTAGAAGGCTTTGTTGCAGGCTTTAAATCACCAATTTCTATGATTGATGGCAAGAAATTTGAACCTGTTAAAGCTTACAAAGATAGTAAAGTCTGCAACGTGCTAACCATGCGCGAACTGCATCGACGCTATCACGAATCAACAGGGATTACCTTCACTTCTCTTTATCCGGGATGTGTGGCTGAAACACCTCTATTCCGCAACCACTATCCTTTGTTTCAGAAGCTTTTCCCCTTGTTCCAGAAATACATCACCGGGGGATATGTATCTCAAGAATTAGCAGGAGAACGGGTTGCAGCAGTAGTTATTGAACCAGAATATAAGCAATCTGGTGCTTATTGGAGTTGGGGAAATCGTCAGAAGAAAGAGGGCAAATCTTTTGTGCAGAGAGTTTCTCCCCAAGCACGGGATGATGCTAAAGCTGAACGCCTGTGGGATTTGAGCGAAAAGTTAGTCGGGTTAGCGTAA
- a CDS encoding carbohydrate kinase, with product MGVAGSGKTTIGQALAAATEWEFDDADTFHSVAAKAKMSKGEPLTDADRQPWLKSLQTAIAQWLQAEKNVILACSALKASYRQILCGDDSRVKLVYLTGSYELIEQRLRDRHGHFMQANLLQSQFDTLEAPTTSEATYIDISQDLGAIVQQIRNSLNI from the coding sequence ATGGGAGTGGCTGGCTCCGGTAAAACCACCATTGGTCAAGCACTTGCAGCAGCAACAGAGTGGGAATTTGACGATGCAGACACCTTTCATTCCGTCGCTGCTAAGGCAAAAATGAGTAAAGGGGAACCACTAACTGATGCCGATCGCCAACCTTGGTTAAAATCATTGCAAACAGCGATCGCCCAATGGTTACAAGCCGAAAAAAATGTCATCTTGGCTTGTTCAGCCCTAAAAGCTAGTTATCGTCAAATTCTTTGTGGTGATGATTCACGGGTAAAGCTAGTGTACCTCACAGGCAGTTATGAGTTGATTGAACAAAGATTGCGCGATCGCCACGGTCATTTTATGCAAGCCAATCTTTTACAAAGCCAGTTTGATACCCTAGAAGCGCCAACCACATCTGAAGCAACTTATATTGATATCTCTCAAGATTTAGGTGCGATCGTGCAGCAAATCAGAAATAGCCTGAATATCTAA
- a CDS encoding group 1 glycosyl transferase: MQILIYSYNYHPEPIGIAPLMTELAEGLVKQGHEVRVITGMPNYPQREIYQGYQGKWYVTEKINGVTIQRSYLRIKSKPNLLDRLLLELSFIVTSLPQALRGKRPDIILLTIPPLLVTLPAALLGKLYNCPVVLNVQDILPEAAVRVGLMTNKRMIRFCELLEKFAYRNAQTISVIADGFLENLVNKGISAKKIICIPNWVNVNFIYPLPKEHNPWKMTHQLDGKFVVMYSGNIALTQGLETVVAAAAKLGHIPEITFVIAGEAIALRRLQQYCLSCGADNVLLLPLQPREQLPQMLAAADVGLIVQKRNVISFNMPSKIPLLLASGRPIVGSVPATGTAAKAIQESGGGVVIEPESPDALADAILELYDHPQRREHLGKQGRQFAVENYACEQAIAKYEELFMDAIAKRTSNVDNVLKLNSPESIIDIQ, encoded by the coding sequence ATGCAGATTTTGATTTATTCCTATAACTACCATCCAGAACCAATTGGAATTGCACCTTTAATGACTGAACTAGCAGAAGGACTAGTCAAACAAGGTCATGAAGTGCGGGTAATTACAGGAATGCCCAACTATCCCCAACGAGAAATTTATCAAGGCTATCAGGGTAAGTGGTATGTTACAGAAAAAATTAATGGGGTAACTATTCAACGCAGTTATTTGCGAATTAAGTCAAAACCCAATTTGCTAGATAGATTACTGTTGGAGTTAAGTTTTATCGTGACTAGTTTGCCGCAAGCCTTGAGAGGTAAACGACCGGATATAATTTTGCTGACGATACCACCGTTATTAGTGACATTGCCAGCTGCTTTATTAGGCAAACTATACAATTGCCCAGTAGTGTTAAATGTGCAAGATATTCTACCAGAAGCAGCAGTGCGTGTTGGGTTAATGACTAATAAGAGGATGATTCGATTTTGTGAGTTATTAGAGAAATTTGCTTATCGAAATGCTCAAACCATCAGCGTGATTGCTGATGGTTTTTTAGAAAATTTAGTGAATAAAGGTATATCTGCTAAAAAAATTATTTGTATTCCGAACTGGGTAAATGTCAATTTCATTTATCCACTGCCAAAAGAGCATAATCCCTGGAAAATGACCCATCAATTAGATGGAAAATTTGTGGTGATGTATTCTGGGAATATTGCCTTGACTCAAGGTTTAGAAACAGTCGTCGCAGCGGCGGCGAAGTTAGGTCATATTCCAGAAATTACCTTTGTGATTGCTGGGGAAGCGATCGCATTAAGAAGATTACAACAATATTGTTTATCTTGCGGCGCAGATAATGTATTACTCTTACCGTTGCAGCCGCGCGAACAACTCCCGCAAATGTTAGCTGCTGCTGATGTTGGGTTAATTGTGCAGAAACGCAATGTCATTTCCTTTAATATGCCTTCTAAGATTCCTCTGCTGTTGGCGAGTGGTCGCCCAATTGTGGGTTCAGTACCAGCAACAGGTACGGCGGCTAAAGCAATTCAAGAAAGTGGCGGAGGTGTAGTTATCGAGCCAGAATCCCCAGATGCCTTAGCAGATGCCATCTTAGAGTTGTATGATCATCCACAGCGCCGAGAGCATTTAGGCAAGCAAGGCCGACAGTTTGCCGTTGAAAATTATGCTTGTGAACAAGCAATTGCAAAGTATGAAGAGCTATTTATGGATGCGATCGCTAAACGCACATCAAATGTGGATAATGTTCTAAAATTGAATTCCCCAGAATCAATTATTGATATTCAGTAA
- a CDS encoding integral membrane sensor signal transduction histidine kinase — protein sequence MKQLRSFRLRIALLSATLAGTTLVGFGAVSWFQIYNAKISRLDAELLNQLLRANRPPETGKLPPRPELLPSDFGTNSKTPIALLILDTNGQTIREFNSLSADTEVKGLLIQRLELAPAPPSIPRQRPPVIFGTNQPVKPPPRPIPPQLVTEHTAKATWRIGAAKFPNAQVAFAVSLQAVNQEMASIRNIFLISIPGALVLVAVGAWFVSGGALHPIRQLTGVIQQVTVQGLDQRIPSETTDVEFVELIRVFNQMLERLERSFTQASRFSADAAHELKTPLTILQGELERSLQQVEPGSEVQQRLSNLLDEVHRLSGIMRKLLLLSLADAGKMGLYLADVNMSELLLEIVEDVELLAPHLSVQTDIPDNLQVKGDRDLLIQVLQNLLSNAIKYNFADGWIKIQAYQTQKTLKVTIANSSKDILASDRDRLFERFYRGDPARTRKVEGIGLGLSLAREIVRAHQGELALDSLTSGQTGFILTLPVA from the coding sequence GTGAAACAACTGCGATCGTTTCGACTCCGCATTGCGCTGTTATCTGCGACTCTAGCTGGCACTACATTAGTCGGTTTTGGTGCAGTATCCTGGTTTCAGATTTACAATGCCAAAATTAGCCGCTTAGATGCAGAACTGTTAAATCAGTTACTCCGCGCCAACCGTCCCCCAGAGACAGGAAAATTACCTCCGCGTCCAGAACTATTACCTTCTGACTTTGGTACGAATTCAAAAACCCCCATCGCCTTACTGATACTGGATACTAACGGTCAGACAATCCGTGAATTTAACTCCTTATCTGCGGATACCGAGGTGAAAGGTTTACTAATTCAGCGTCTGGAGTTAGCACCTGCGCCACCGTCTATTCCCCGACAACGACCGCCTGTAATTTTCGGCACAAATCAGCCTGTAAAACCACCACCTCGCCCAATTCCACCACAATTGGTTACGGAACACACCGCAAAAGCAACTTGGCGGATTGGTGCGGCTAAATTTCCGAATGCTCAAGTGGCTTTCGCCGTTAGTCTACAAGCCGTCAATCAAGAAATGGCGAGTATTCGCAACATCTTCCTTATATCAATTCCGGGAGCTTTAGTTCTGGTTGCGGTTGGGGCTTGGTTTGTTTCTGGTGGTGCGTTACATCCTATCCGCCAGTTAACCGGGGTAATTCAACAGGTGACAGTCCAAGGGCTAGATCAGCGGATTCCCAGTGAGACTACAGATGTGGAATTTGTGGAACTGATTCGGGTGTTTAACCAAATGTTAGAACGTCTGGAACGCAGTTTTACCCAAGCTTCACGCTTTAGTGCAGATGCAGCCCATGAACTAAAAACCCCATTAACTATTTTGCAAGGTGAATTGGAGCGATCGCTCCAACAAGTTGAGCCGGGAAGTGAAGTGCAGCAACGCTTAAGCAATTTATTAGATGAAGTGCATCGCTTGAGTGGAATTATGCGAAAACTCTTGCTGTTATCTTTAGCAGATGCAGGAAAAATGGGTTTGTATCTGGCTGATGTGAATATGTCTGAGTTACTACTGGAGATTGTCGAAGATGTAGAATTGCTGGCTCCTCACTTGAGTGTGCAAACTGATATTCCTGATAATTTGCAGGTGAAGGGCGATCGCGATTTACTCATACAAGTTCTCCAAAATCTGCTGAGTAATGCAATCAAATATAATTTTGCTGATGGCTGGATTAAGATTCAGGCGTATCAAACACAAAAAACTCTTAAAGTTACAATTGCCAATTCATCAAAAGATATTTTAGCCAGCGATCGCGATCGATTATTTGAGCGCTTTTATCGCGGTGATCCGGCTCGTACCCGTAAAGTAGAAGGAATCGGGCTGGGACTCAGCCTCGCCCGCGAAATTGTGCGGGCGCATCAAGGCGAACTCGCGCTGGATTCTCTAACTTCTGGTCAAACAGGGTTTATTCTCACTTTACCCGTAGCATAA
- a CDS encoding two component transcriptional regulator, winged helix family protein — protein MNVLFVEDEAKIANFVRAGLKEQGFVVDYCDNGDDGYLRAMDNEYDAIILDIMVPGKDGLSILKQLRREGRNAPVILLTARNELDDRLAGLNLGADDYIAKPFFVEELAARIHAVVRRSVGDRQNLLAVGSIKLDRITREVTCNQRVIELTSREFNLLEYLMRSPGRVFTRTQILEHIWGYDFNPNTNVVDVCIQRIRKKIDPIDETNWIESIRGVGYRFRKPDNQS, from the coding sequence GTGAATGTTCTGTTTGTCGAAGATGAAGCAAAAATTGCTAACTTCGTCCGGGCTGGACTGAAGGAACAGGGATTTGTCGTAGACTATTGCGACAACGGTGATGATGGATATCTGCGAGCAATGGATAACGAATATGATGCCATTATTCTGGACATTATGGTGCCGGGAAAAGATGGTTTATCGATTCTCAAACAACTGCGTCGGGAAGGGCGGAATGCTCCGGTAATTTTGTTAACGGCTCGTAATGAACTAGACGATCGCCTCGCTGGTTTAAACTTGGGAGCCGATGATTACATTGCTAAACCCTTTTTTGTGGAAGAATTAGCGGCGCGGATTCATGCGGTGGTGCGTCGGAGTGTAGGCGATCGCCAAAATTTGCTGGCGGTTGGGTCAATCAAACTTGATCGCATCACACGGGAAGTTACTTGCAATCAACGCGTTATAGAACTTACTAGCCGTGAGTTTAATTTACTGGAATATCTGATGCGCTCTCCCGGTCGAGTTTTCACCCGTACCCAAATCTTAGAACATATTTGGGGCTATGATTTTAACCCTAATACTAACGTTGTGGATGTCTGCATTCAGCGCATTCGCAAAAAAATTGACCCGATTGACGAAACAAATTGGATTGAAAGCATTCGCGGCGTTGGCTATCGGTTTCGCAAACCAGACAATCAATCGTGA
- a CDS encoding dioxygenase subfamily protein, translating into MNINNRLLSRRESLGLFRAGGTAIFVVGCMPKKSISPQQQVSVATPISSTVNSANVPGCVVSPQQTEGPYFVDEKLNRADIRADPADGSVKAGVPLQLKLHISQIGGSSCIPLAGAIVDIWHCDALGVYSDVTDQSFNTVGKKFLRGYQVTDAQGNVQFTTIYPGWYPGRTVHIHFKVRTEGKSAQGYEFTSQLYFDDAMSDRIYTQAPYASKGQRTLKNADDGIFQDGGEQMLLKLTSNGQGYTATFDVGLQMV; encoded by the coding sequence ATGAACATCAATAATCGCCTATTAAGTCGCAGAGAATCACTGGGTTTATTTAGGGCAGGTGGAACTGCAATATTTGTAGTGGGATGTATGCCGAAAAAGTCTATCTCTCCACAGCAACAAGTAAGTGTAGCTACTCCCATATCATCTACGGTTAATTCTGCTAACGTGCCTGGATGTGTCGTTAGTCCACAGCAAACTGAAGGGCCTTATTTTGTCGATGAAAAGCTCAATCGCGCTGATATTCGCGCTGATCCGGCGGATGGTTCGGTCAAAGCAGGCGTACCCCTCCAATTAAAGCTGCATATTTCTCAAATTGGAGGTAGTAGCTGTATACCCCTTGCAGGTGCGATTGTGGATATTTGGCACTGTGACGCATTAGGTGTCTATTCAGATGTAACAGACCAAAGTTTTAATACTGTGGGCAAAAAGTTTTTACGCGGTTATCAAGTTACCGACGCACAGGGAAATGTTCAGTTCACAACTATTTACCCTGGTTGGTATCCAGGTAGAACCGTCCATATCCACTTTAAGGTGCGTACAGAGGGGAAATCGGCACAGGGTTATGAGTTTACATCGCAACTATATTTTGATGATGCCATGAGCGATCGCATTTACACCCAAGCACCTTACGCCAGCAAAGGACAACGCACGCTCAAGAATGCTGATGACGGCATTTTTCAAGATGGTGGCGAGCAAATGTTACTCAAACTAACAAGTAATGGACAAGGTTACACCGCCACTTTTGATGTAGGGCTTCAGATGGTGTGA
- a CDS encoding proline/alanine-rich repeat-containing protein, which yields MKLNKAIVVTAISILTGTFGVISLNQANAANPVYKIAQASQPSDQPPEGQRPPRPDFAAAAQKLGVSEQKLKDALGVPAHPPGQGQRPPRPDFAAAAQKLGVSEQKLKDALGVPAHPPEGNRSNTRR from the coding sequence ATGAAACTGAACAAAGCCATAGTCGTAACAGCAATTTCAATTCTCACTGGTACATTTGGCGTAATTTCACTCAATCAAGCAAATGCAGCTAATCCAGTGTATAAAATTGCCCAAGCTTCACAACCTTCCGACCAACCACCAGAAGGACAACGCCCACCCCGCCCAGATTTTGCCGCCGCCGCCCAGAAGTTGGGTGTCAGTGAACAAAAATTAAAAGATGCCTTGGGTGTTCCTGCTCATCCTCCTGGTCAAGGTCAACGCCCACCCCGCCCAGATTTCGCCGCCGCCGCCCAGAAGTTAGGTGTTAGTGAACAAAAATTAAAAGATGCCTTGGGTGTTCCTGCTCATCCTCCTGAAGGGAACCGCTCTAATACCAGAAGATAG
- a CDS encoding two-component sensor histidine kinase, with the protein MVKVGKTLMANLLQKFGTWWKQAFSTPKIDIITAEYQSWRSQFLWQRLRLWLWLAFICLLTFTVRDIYDLFFSLKELAQLPRILRIQGLAINVSMLLSLFTCFSLHKTRFGHRHPGRLFLGTSWSVSFATQLFATIKGFALPDIIGWSLLFLSQAIFMPVRWPLHLISQVSILAYYFIVNTALGLKTLKPEHPELYNVTFILYIFWFCVICDLGVYLYDRLQRSEFYTRKELESANRKLVVAEAKYRSIFENAIEGIFQSSPDGRYITANPALAKIYGYSSSEEVTANFTDIENQLYVDPTRRADFVRLIEKYGIISEFESQIYRQDGSIVWISEKAYAVRDSAGKLLYYEGLIEDITQRKKAEEALQEQLDFLQVLIDTIPTPVFYKNPQGLYLGCNKAFETVLGLGKEQILGKSDYDLAPKELADQYYHADMTLLEQQQVQTYESFLVFADQTKHDVIFYKATFSKVDGSLGGLVGVILDISELQAALRDRQRTEEALRVFFHAVSHDLRNPVLGSLMVLRNLLENQGVGNDFISMPRSTLERMVQSSDRQLNLINSLMEAHVNEVQGLVLQRKPLQLYMVVVDAIADLEPMLQKNQTNLINLVTADLPLINADSTQLWRVFSNLIGNAIKHNLPGLQITINAIVEGEKIYCTVNDNGVGISPEQSQRMFDLYFRGKNNSYSLGLGLGLYLCKQIVQAHGGEIGVQSSLATGSTFWFTLPIS; encoded by the coding sequence ATGGTCAAAGTTGGTAAGACACTAATGGCTAACTTATTGCAAAAATTCGGAACCTGGTGGAAACAAGCTTTTTCTACACCAAAAATAGATATAATCACTGCTGAATATCAATCTTGGCGCAGTCAATTTTTATGGCAAAGACTACGCTTATGGTTATGGCTGGCATTTATTTGTTTATTAACTTTTACAGTCCGCGATATTTATGACTTATTCTTTTCTTTAAAGGAGTTGGCGCAGCTACCAAGAATCCTGAGAATTCAGGGACTGGCGATTAACGTTTCTATGTTGCTGAGTTTATTTACTTGCTTTAGTTTACATAAAACTCGCTTCGGTCATCGTCACCCAGGAAGATTATTTTTAGGCACATCTTGGTCGGTTAGCTTTGCGACTCAATTATTTGCCACCATTAAAGGTTTTGCCTTACCTGATATTATTGGTTGGTCGCTACTATTTCTCAGTCAAGCGATATTTATGCCAGTCCGCTGGCCTCTCCACTTAATATCTCAGGTAAGTATTCTAGCTTATTATTTTATTGTGAATACTGCCTTGGGTTTAAAAACACTTAAACCAGAACATCCAGAACTATATAATGTGACATTTATTTTATATATATTTTGGTTTTGTGTTATCTGCGATTTAGGAGTTTATTTATACGATCGCCTCCAACGTTCTGAGTTTTATACCCGCAAAGAATTAGAATCAGCTAATAGAAAATTAGTGGTAGCAGAAGCGAAGTATCGCAGTATTTTTGAAAATGCCATTGAAGGGATTTTTCAAAGCAGTCCTGATGGTCGTTATATTACAGCTAATCCAGCACTCGCCAAAATTTATGGCTATTCATCGTCAGAAGAAGTCACAGCAAATTTTACAGATATTGAAAATCAATTATATGTTGATCCCACCCGTCGGGCTGATTTTGTCCGTTTAATTGAAAAATACGGAATTATCTCGGAGTTTGAATCACAAATTTATCGCCAAGATGGGAGTATTGTTTGGATTTCTGAAAAAGCTTATGCGGTGCGTGACTCAGCCGGAAAACTACTTTATTATGAAGGACTAATTGAAGATATTACCCAACGCAAAAAAGCCGAGGAAGCACTACAAGAACAATTAGATTTTTTACAAGTTTTAATTGATACAATTCCCACTCCGGTTTTTTATAAAAATCCTCAAGGGTTGTATCTGGGTTGTAACAAAGCTTTTGAAACAGTTCTTGGTTTAGGTAAAGAACAAATTCTCGGTAAGTCGGATTATGACCTTGCACCAAAAGAACTTGCTGACCAATACTATCACGCAGATATGACACTGTTAGAGCAGCAACAAGTGCAAACTTACGAAAGCTTTTTAGTGTTTGCTGATCAAACCAAACATGATGTCATATTTTATAAAGCAACTTTTTCTAAAGTAGATGGTTCCTTGGGTGGTTTGGTAGGCGTAATTTTAGATATTAGCGAACTCCAAGCTGCACTGCGCGATCGCCAGCGTACCGAAGAAGCATTGCGAGTCTTTTTCCATGCAGTTTCTCACGACTTACGTAACCCAGTGTTAGGTAGTTTGATGGTGCTGCGGAATTTGCTAGAGAATCAGGGAGTCGGGAATGATTTTATTTCTATGCCACGTTCCACTTTAGAACGGATGGTGCAAAGTAGCGATCGCCAATTGAATTTGATTAATTCGTTAATGGAAGCCCATGTAAATGAAGTCCAAGGGTTAGTGTTGCAACGAAAACCCCTGCAATTATATATGGTTGTTGTCGATGCGATCGCCGATTTAGAACCTATGCTGCAAAAAAATCAAACCAATCTGATCAATCTTGTTACCGCAGACTTACCATTAATCAACGCCGACTCAACGCAACTATGGCGGGTGTTTTCTAACTTAATTGGCAATGCCATCAAACATAATCTACCAGGATTACAAATTACAATCAACGCCATAGTTGAGGGTGAAAAAATTTATTGTACCGTCAATGATAACGGTGTTGGCATTAGCCCCGAACAAAGCCAAAGAATGTTTGATTTATATTTCCGAGGTAAGAATAACTCTTATTCTTTAGGTTTAGGCTTGGGATTATATCTGTGTAAACAAATTGTTCAGGCTCATGGTGGCGAAATCGGCGTACAAAGCTCATTGGCAACAGGCTCAACATTTTGGTTTACACTACCAATTAGCTGA
- a CDS encoding multi-sensor signal transduction histidine kinase — translation MPVAWVSKGERVDEALKLLRKLEFPSETITLLEKIAAILPGMIFQFRQQADGSPVVLYVSSGCRALSELEPEVIQADWQILYQLIHPQDRSKFTKSLLIAFDTLNHWHWEGRIITPSGKLKWIQGACQLEAQANGDILCNGLVIDITNRKQTEANLRASEARYQAILAAIPDLMFRLSRDGEYLDLKGDGINLTLTKEEIVGKNMRDLLPSDLALIGQETIAKTLDAGTLQTCEYQLPTPLGIRDYEARLVVSGADEVLAIVRDITERKQAETSLRNLAQKFAKAFSCSPDPISITTLKEGRFIEVNDSFMQLSGYKQDEVINNTAFELKIWVNEGDRTQLLQDLQTKGAIRNLEFAFRRKSGEVLTTLLSADVIDLDGVPCILAINHDITARKQAEAQIRLTAQRDRLLTETLVRIRSSLDLEQILQTTVSEVRQFLQADRVFIGLNNYELKVKTVAESVDPQYPSVLGWTPEDKSYLQELKTIFSTHRVRVVEDVSQISVSPKLQAHYQQFQTRATLAVPIMLGEELFGALVANQCSAPRQWQAIEIDLLQQLSEQLAIAIQQAQLYQELAQLNTNLERQVEERTAQLQQKMQELEKLQQVKDVVLHTVAHDLRTTVMGNLMVLKNLRENSGVESQEAGEISPCSGSSSSIPVPSSIMERMIQGNDRQLAMINSLLEIHCCMEQGVTLNPQQVKLNTLLEQIIPNLQPLLWQNQATLENLVNEDLPLVMADPMQLQTVLFTLLIYSLQHNPPGLKFSLTATVVEKMMRIQLEHNGVTMSKLDGDRLFDLYVREPQAPCSTILGLKMYLCRQIIQAHGGEIGVISNRKRGLTFWFTLSVAN, via the coding sequence ATGCCAGTTGCTTGGGTATCAAAGGGTGAAAGAGTGGATGAAGCCTTAAAATTACTACGTAAACTAGAATTTCCGTCCGAGACTATTACTTTGTTGGAAAAAATTGCAGCCATTTTACCAGGGATGATTTTTCAATTCCGACAACAGGCGGATGGTTCCCCGGTTGTTTTATACGTCAGTTCCGGTTGTCGAGCTTTGTCGGAGTTAGAACCAGAAGTAATCCAAGCAGACTGGCAAATTTTATACCAATTAATCCATCCCCAGGACAGAAGCAAGTTTACCAAATCTCTACTGATTGCTTTTGATACGCTTAACCATTGGCATTGGGAAGGTCGCATCATCACACCCAGTGGGAAACTCAAGTGGATTCAAGGCGCTTGCCAATTAGAAGCACAGGCCAATGGCGATATTCTGTGTAACGGTTTAGTTATAGATATTACTAATAGAAAACAAACAGAAGCAAATTTACGAGCTAGTGAGGCGAGGTATCAAGCAATTTTGGCGGCTATTCCTGATTTAATGTTTCGCTTGAGCCGTGATGGTGAATATCTTGATTTGAAAGGTGATGGTATCAACCTCACGCTGACAAAAGAAGAGATAGTTGGTAAAAATATGCGCGATTTATTACCAAGTGACTTAGCTTTAATTGGTCAAGAAACCATTGCGAAAACTTTAGATGCAGGAACGTTGCAAACTTGCGAATATCAATTACCCACGCCTCTGGGAATCCGAGATTATGAGGCGCGGTTAGTAGTCAGCGGTGCTGATGAAGTATTAGCTATTGTCAGGGATATTACAGAACGTAAACAAGCAGAAACTTCGCTACGCAATTTAGCACAAAAGTTTGCTAAAGCTTTTAGTTGTAGTCCTGACCCAATTAGTATTACTACCCTCAAAGAAGGACGCTTCATTGAAGTTAATGATAGTTTTATGCAGCTATCAGGTTATAAACAGGATGAAGTAATTAATAATACTGCTTTTGAATTAAAAATTTGGGTAAATGAAGGCGATCGCACTCAATTATTACAAGATTTACAGACCAAGGGCGCAATTCGCAACTTAGAATTTGCTTTTCGGCGCAAGTCTGGGGAGGTACTCACAACCCTGCTTTCCGCCGATGTGATTGATTTAGATGGCGTACCGTGTATTTTAGCCATTAACCACGATATAACCGCCCGTAAGCAAGCAGAAGCGCAAATCCGCTTGACTGCACAGCGTGATCGCTTGTTGACAGAAACTCTAGTCCGAATTCGGTCTTCCCTAGATTTAGAACAAATTCTGCAAACGACTGTATCGGAAGTCCGGCAATTTTTGCAAGCTGATCGCGTTTTTATTGGGTTGAATAATTACGAGTTAAAAGTCAAAACGGTAGCTGAATCAGTAGATCCTCAATATCCATCAGTACTAGGTTGGACACCAGAGGATAAAAGTTATCTGCAAGAATTGAAAACTATTTTTTCCACTCACCGCGTGCGTGTAGTGGAAGATGTCAGTCAAATAAGCGTATCACCGAAATTACAAGCACATTATCAACAATTTCAGACCAGGGCGACTTTGGCTGTACCCATTATGTTAGGCGAAGAATTATTTGGTGCATTAGTCGCCAATCAATGTTCTGCGCCCCGTCAATGGCAAGCTATAGAAATAGATTTACTCCAGCAATTATCAGAACAGTTAGCGATCGCCATTCAGCAAGCTCAACTCTACCAAGAACTCGCCCAACTCAACACCAATCTAGAACGCCAAGTAGAAGAACGTACCGCCCAACTGCAACAAAAAATGCAGGAATTAGAAAAACTGCAACAAGTCAAAGATGTGGTACTGCATACAGTCGCCCATGATTTACGCACTACAGTTATGGGTAACTTGATGGTACTGAAGAATTTACGGGAGAATAGCGGAGTAGAAAGTCAAGAAGCAGGGGAGATTTCTCCTTGTTCCGGTTCCTCTTCCTCTATCCCTGTACCTAGTTCGATCATGGAGAGGATGATTCAAGGGAACGATCGCCAACTCGCAATGATTAACTCTTTGTTAGAAATTCACTGCTGTATGGAACAAGGTGTTACCCTAAATCCTCAGCAGGTAAAGTTAAACACACTTTTAGAACAAATCATTCCTAACTTACAACCACTGTTGTGGCAAAATCAGGCAACACTAGAGAACTTAGTCAACGAAGATTTGCCATTAGTTATGGCAGATCCTATGCAGTTACAAACAGTGTTGTTCACTTTACTGATTTATAGCTTGCAACATAATCCTCCAGGATTGAAATTTTCGCTTACAGCCACCGTTGTGGAAAAAATGATGCGGATTCAACTTGAACATAACGGTGTCACAATGAGTAAATTAGATGGCGATCGCCTCTTTGATTTATACGTGCGAGAACCCCAAGCACCTTGTTCCACAATTTTAGGTTTGAAAATGTATCTATGTCGGCAAATTATTCAAGCCCACGGTGGTGAGATTGGTGTGATTAGTAACCGCAAACGCGGATTAACATTTTGGTTTACATTGTCTGTAGCCAATTAG